A single region of the Triticum dicoccoides isolate Atlit2015 ecotype Zavitan chromosome 2B, WEW_v2.0, whole genome shotgun sequence genome encodes:
- the LOC119360851 gene encoding cysteine proteinase inhibitor 8-like has protein sequence MATCSHLLLALVVVAAAVDSTAAFDQDHTPFKPIPDLSVPRIQELGRWAVQQHNDQTGDRLTFTRVNGGQFQIVAPALNYLLDIDATNVHGTASTHTALIFVQYWTNTQRLDSFN, from the coding sequence ATGGCGACCTGCAGCCATCTGCTCCTGGCGCTCGTCGTCGTTGCCGCCGCCGTTGATTCCACCGCGGCGTTCGATCAGGATCACACGCCGTTCAAGCCGATCCCGGACCTCTCCGTCCcgcgcatccaggagctcggccgaTGGGCCGTGCAGCAGCACAATGATCAGACGGGCGACCGCCTGACGTTCACCAGAGTGAACGGCGGGCAGTTCCAGATTGTGGCGCCGGCGCTCAACTACCTGCTTGACATTGACGCGACCAACGTCCACGGCACGGCCAGCACGCACACCGCCCTCATCTTCGTGCAGTACTGGACCAACACGCAACGGCTCGACTCTTTCAACTGA